The following are encoded together in the Oceanobacillus zhaokaii genome:
- the moaC gene encoding cyclic pyranopterin monophosphate synthase MoaC has protein sequence MTEFTHFNEQARAKMVDITDKDESARIAIAHSSVRMSKDVYENITQHQNKKGDVLAVAQVAGIMGAKQTPAVIPMCHPILLGGVNLSFEWKFSENDQFELLIAAEVKTVGSTGVEMEALTAASIAALTVYDMCKAVDKAMIIGPTYLQEKSGGKNGDYIRKD, from the coding sequence TTGACAGAATTCACGCATTTTAATGAACAGGCAAGAGCAAAGATGGTTGATATTACAGATAAAGATGAGAGTGCCCGTATAGCGATTGCTCATTCCAGTGTTCGAATGAGTAAAGATGTTTATGAAAATATTACACAGCACCAGAATAAAAAGGGGGATGTGCTTGCTGTTGCACAAGTCGCAGGTATTATGGGCGCCAAGCAAACACCCGCAGTTATCCCAATGTGCCATCCAATCCTGTTAGGTGGCGTAAATCTATCCTTTGAATGGAAATTTAGCGAAAACGATCAATTTGAATTATTAATTGCTGCAGAAGTCAAAACAGTAGGATCTACTGGGGTAGAAATGGAAGCGTTAACCGCTGCATCGATTGCAGCATTAACCGTATATGATATGTGTAAGGCCGTCGACAAAGCAATGATCATCGGACCAACCTACTTACAAGAAAAGAGCGGTGGCAAGAACGGAGATTATATTAGGAAAGATTAA